A section of the Fibrobacter sp. genome encodes:
- a CDS encoding DUF3332 family protein, which yields MKKGIATLLAAGMIVLSGCYGSNACFNKLHDWNGTLGDKWINSIVHFLMMWIP from the coding sequence ATGAAAAAAGGTATCGCTACCCTTCTCGCTGCCGGCATGATCGTTCTTTCTGGCTGCTACGGCTCTAACGCCTGCTTCAACAAGCTCCATGACTGGAACGGCACCCTGGGTGACAAGTGGATCAACTCTATCGTCCACTTCCTCATGATGTGGATTCCGG